In Mucinivorans hirudinis, the DNA window ATACTTCCCTCTATTCGGACAGTTTTTGTATCTGCTTAAGATAGTATTTGTTTCTTTGCTCTCGGGTTATTGTTAGTTGTTGTTTTAGTGTTTGTTTCATTTCGTTGCCCTTAAGGGCAACGAAATGAAACAAACTTTTTCTATGCCGCCGTCATATAGACCTCACTCGGAGTCTTGTATTCAAGCGATTGATGTAGCCTTTCGGTGTTGTAAAGACGAAAATAGTCAGTCAAGCCATCATATAACTCTTTGCCGCTGCCGGGGTTCGACAGGTAAATATACTCATATTTTACGCTGCGCCACAACCTTTCGACAAAAATATTATCCAAAGCCCTACCTTTACCGTCCATACTTATCTGTATCTCATTTTCTTCAAGTATCTTAACGAACTCCTTGGCCGTGAACTCACTCCCTTGGTCGGTGTTGAATATCTCCGGCTTGCCGTATCTGGCAATAGCCTCTTTGAGCAACTCTTGGCAGAACTCGCTATCGTGAGTATTGCTTATCCCCCAAGCCAACACAAAGCGCGAATGCCAATCAATGATGGCGCACAGGTACATATAACCTCCATTCATTGGGATATAGGTGATGTCGGTACTCCAAACCTGATTTACCCTGTCAATAGTTAATCCTCGCAATAGATAGGGGTATATCTTATGCTCCTTATTATGCCACGTGGTGTTAGGCTTGGGGTAGATAGCACTGATGCACATATCCCGAAAGTAACGACGCACTCGCTTAGGGCTTATCGTAAAACCCTTCTTTCGCAAGTGTTCAGTCATCCGCTCGACACCATAGAAAGGCATTTTGGTATAGGTGCGGTCTATCTCTGCTTTAACAGCAAGCTCATCTGCACTTGCTCTTCCTTTGCTCGCATAGTATATGCCACTGCGGCAAATGTTTAGCAATATGCACTGCTGAACTAAACTCAGCCGAGGATGATTCTTTTCTACCATCTCTCTACGCTCGGCTAACGGGATTTGAGTAGCTCCCACTTTTTTTTTAAGAACTCGTTCTCTATCTCAAGCTGACCAATCTTGCGATAAAGATTGTTCTCTACCTGCTCATCAGACTTGACTTTACGCTCCTTGTCAGTCGAGAAAATGGCGGTCGCTCCCTCCTTGAACTGCTTCTTCCATACCCCAACCTGCGTCGGATGAACTTCATAAATCGAAGCAATCTCATTGACTGTCTTCAAGCCCTTGATAGCTTCCAAGGCTACTGCCGCTTTGGTCTCTGCCGAAATCTTTTTCCTCATAGTTTGTCTCATTTTTTATGAGACCAAAGATAACCAAATTATAGCTTAAACTGCTGTCCTATTTTGGGGGAGTATTATATCACCACACGATCCGCAATAATGGGACAGAATATGTAGTCCATCGTAGCAATCGTATTGACAACACTGGCATTGTTAATCGTACCGGGCAGGTCGAAGAAGATAAAATCAAGAGGCTGTCCCGAATTGATTAGTCGGATAGCTGTGTCGGCAGCATCTTCAGGGCGGCTTTCAACAACGATGTAAGCCTTCTTTTGCAGACGCGTAAATTGTTCATAAGCCATCATTTTGTAATGGTCATCGTTTGTTACTGATGCTAAATCCCGCTCTCGCATATCTTTTATGCTGTACTGCGGAAAGTCGCAATCTACTACTGCTACATTGTAGCCTTTAACATAGTGGAGATAACTGGCGGCAAGCACCGTTAAAGTTGTTTTGCCTGCTCCACCTTTCTGGGTGGAGAAAGCTACATAAATTGGTTCGTTCATTTTTACATTTGTTTTATTAGTGATACAATCGTTTTTTTATCTGTTTTTACCAAGATTAGTTTTCCAATTTGGGTACATAGTGAAATATTTATTCTGCTATATACTCCAATCTTTATACTGACCAATGTTGCGATAGAACAACAGAGTGATGTTGTGCTGTTTGTTAAAAGCGATCATTCGACAATCAGTTTTAAGTCGTACCGGTCATTGTATAATTAGGTTGGTTTTTGCGTTGCCGCAATAAATATCGAAACGGTCTTATGTTCGATTATTCCAATATTCATCCGGCTATGACAACCAATTCTTCGACAAATAAACAATGAATAATGAGCAGTTGTATCCCTTTTAGCCCTCGTGGCAGCTTGTGGCGTTGGAATGGAAGCTACTGGCTCTTTCGCATCTCAAAATCAGCTCTATAAACCCCCTAACTTTGCACCCAAGCAACAAGGCTCACCGATGATGTTCGCCGCACCGTTGAGATAAGCTCTCTCCAATCCGTCCCCCTGACGGATTTTTATGTTCATCGGAACATAGCAAGGTGTCTTTTGAGTTACTCAAAAGGCAATGGGTTACTCCCATCGCACCTTGCTCTTGCAGAGGGCTGGGTTATTTACTCGGAACTCGTAAATAACTCGGTGTCGCCGTGGCGACCCTCCGAAGTCGGAAAGCCCTTTTTCATCTGTGTATATTTTTGTATTAATTTGTATAATAGCTATTTAAGGTATAATTAAGAGATTAAATTTTCATCTTCGTACTCCGTGCCTATAAAGGCAGTGGTAACACCTGTTGGTTCTTAATTTTGTGCCCAAATCTCTTTGGACATAGGTCAATTTCATACTCAAGCTCTTCTAAGGGAAGTCTCAGAAAAAATGCGACCTATGTTGTTGCCTTAAATATAATGCTTGCTTAAAACGAAATAAAAAATGTAGCTTGGTGAGATGCAGCCCATTTCATAAAAATACACTAACATCAACACCTAATGCCGATAAACGATTCAAATAGTTCCGTATCTGCTTCTTCTGCTTGCGAGGATTTTTGTCGTGTAACTCAGGCTCACGATATGGTTGTTTGTTCAACAAAATGAAGTATGCGGCTACAATAATTTTATGCCCAATGGCTACAAGTGCTCGCTTCTTACCTCGTCTGCCTACCAAACTCTCATACTTTCGCTTCAAATAGCAATCCTTCTTACGTGTCGCCCCCCACCCACACTCTACCAATATCGAAGTAATATGGCTATTACCCTTTATGGTCTTTGTACTTTTTTTTTACCGGCACTCTCATTATTGCCCGGACTTACACCACAATAAGAACTTAAATGGTTCTCATCAGGAAATCGTTCCATATCAACACCTATCTCGCTTATAATACCAATGGCACTATCTCGCCCAACACCCGGTATGGTCTCCAATAGCTCCAATTCAACTTCATAATCAGAAACAGCCTTGGCTATTTCTGCATCCAACCGCTCCAACATAGCATCATCATTAGCTATCACATCTCGATGAAACTGCAACATAAAACGATGATGATCGCTAACCTTACCCTGCAAAGCTTTGACAAACTCACTACGAGGTGTCTTTATCTTGCCGTGATAAAACCGCATTAATTGATTTACATCACTCTCTCCATCTATCAATGCACTGATGATATTGCGACCAACGGCTCCATCAACATCACTCAATACACTTGATAACTTGATATTGCAATCCTCCAATATCTTGATTATACGATTCTTCTCTGATGCACTATGAGCTACTAACTTCTTCTTGTAGCGAACTAAATCTCGTAAATCTCTTATGTCGCGTGGAGGGATAAAGCTACCTTTGAGTAGTCCGCTTACCAATAATTTGCTCAACCATTTGCTATCCTTCTTGTCGGTCTTATGACCAGGCACATTCTTTACGTGCCGAGCATTAACCAAAATAACCTCAAAATCATCCTCCAAAATATTGAACACAGGCTTCCAATAAATACCGGTGCTCTCCATCGCAATATGAGTGACACCCGCATCTTTGCACCAATCACGCAAAGATTCCAAGGAAACGGTAAAACCGTCAAACTCCTTTGTGCCGACAACTTCGTTGCCTCGTTGAATGGTTGCAACTATCAAATCCTTATGGACATCAATCCCGCAACCAACCCCAATGTAGGGGGTAAATAGTATCTCTTCCATTGAACATAGTGTTAGTTAATCAATAGGCAAAGATACTCATCTCTGTTGGTATGCTCAAAATTTGAGATTATGACAATTTCATACCTGCGGTAGGCGTTAAGCGGTGGCTTATGTGGCGAAACCACAAAATTCTTAGGAGCGAAGGCAAACGAGCTTGCTCGGTTTGCTGAGTGACGACAGAATTTATGCAAAATCCACAGTTAAAATGAGAGAAAAACAGAAGAGAACGGGACGAGTCCCGAAGTTGAACCCCAAGACGCACTGCGTGATGGTGCGTTTTGATGATGAGGAACACGCCCGTTTCCTCACGATGTACGAGCAATCGGGAGAGTATGCCAAGGCGGTTTTTATCAAAGCACGGGTCTTTGGTGAGGTGTTCAAGGTGATAAAAGTGGATAACTCCACACCCGAATACTACGCTAAACTCTCCGATTTGCACGCACAATTTCGTCGCATCGGAGTTAATTACAACCAAGTTGTGAAAGAGTTAAAGAGCCGATTTTCGGAGAAAAAGGCGTTGGCACTGCTCTATAAGTTGGAGGAAATCACACGGGAATTGGTTGTCGTGAGCCGTGAAGTGTTAGTCTTGACACAGAAATTTGAACAGCAATGGTCGCAAAAATCAATGTAGGCAGCAGCCTCTACGGAGCGTTATCCTACAACGGAGAGAAGGTAAACGAGGGAGAAGGCAAACTCCTTACCTCAAATAAAATCTTCGATAACGGTACGGGAACGGTGGACATCGCTCGTGCGATGGCGGACTTCGAGCGGTATCTGCCCGAGCGTATGCGAACAGAAAAACACGTGATGCACATCTCGCTAAATCCGCATCCGGACGATAAACTGACCGATACCGAACTGGCAGACATCGCCCGTGAGTATATGGAGAAAATCGGTTATGGCGAGCAGCCCTTTGTTGTTTTTAAGCACGAGGACATCGACCGCCAGCACCTGCATATCGTCTCCGTCCGTGTGGGCAAAGATGGCAAGCGGCTCAATAACGACTACATCCACCGCCGCAGCAAACGGGCGACCGAGGCTCTGGAAAAGCAGTACAACTTGCGTCCGTCGGGTAGCCGTCGGCAACGGATGGAGCTGGGGGCGTTGCACAAGGTGAACCCAGCCGAGGGCAATGTGAAACGGCAGGTGGGCAATGTACTCAAAAGCATTTCGGGCAACTACCGTTTTCAGACGCTCGGTGAATATCGTGCCTTGCTATCGCTCTATAACATCACCGTCGAGGAGACACGAGGCAAGGTCAGCGGTAGGGAGTATCGGGGCTTTGTCTACTCGGCATTAGACGAGAAAGGCAACAAGGTTGGCAATCCGCTCAAAGCCTCCCTTTTTGGCAAGTATGCCGGATGTGATGCTTTCGATAAGCGGTGCAGTAGCTCCAAAACGGAGATTGAAAGCAAAGATTTGGGCAAGTACACCAAAGGGAAAGTGTTTGCCGCTATGGGCAAATCTTCGGGCAAGCAGGAGCTAATCACCAACCTCAAAGCCAAAGGTATTGATGTGGTGTTGCGTGAGACGGACACAGGGCGGATTTACGGAGTAACATTTATCGACCACAACACAGGGTGCGTGCTCAATGGCTCACGAATGGGCAAAGAGCTTTCGGCAAATGCACTGGAACAGTGGGTAGAGCGAAAAGAGGCTCAATATGCCGACAAGCCCGCCTATACTCCGCAAGGCGAAGCACCTGAGCAACGAGAGCTATTTGAGAAACAGAGCGAGAACGATTCGCCAACGGGAGGGTTGTTCGACAACCTATCGTTGCTCCCCGATGGGACAGACCCCGAAGAGGAGGCGTTCCGTCGTCAGATGCAACGCAAAAAGAAGAAGAGAAAAGGAATGAAAATTTAACAACTTAAAAATCAATTATTATGTCACAACAAGAGGACGATTTAAGGGCGTTAGCCAAGATTATGGATTTCTTACGAGCCGTAAGTATCCTATTTGTAGTTATCAACATCTATTGGTATTGCTACGAAGCAATTAAACTATGGGGTGTAAATATCGGTGTGGTAGATAAGATTCTGATGAATTTCCACCGCAGCGCAGGGCTGTTCGGCAGCATTGTTTACACCAAACTTGCCGCCGTATTGCTACTCGCACTATCCTGTCTGGGTACGTCGGGGGTGAAGGAGGAGAAAATCACGTGGACAAAGATATGGACGTTTATGTGCGTTGGCTTTGTCTTCTTTTTCCTTAATTGGTGGGTACTTGCCCTGCCGCTGGGGGCAGAGGCAAATACGGCTCTCTACCTGTTTTCAATGACGGTGGGCTATATCTGCCTATTGATGTCGGGACTCTATATGAGCCGCCTTTTGAAAAATAATATGATGGACGACCCGTTCAATATGGAGAACGAGTCGTTTATGCAGGAGACAAGGTTGCTTGAGAATGAATTTTCCATCAACCTGCCTACACGTTTCTACTATAAAAAGAGGTGGAACAACGGCTGGATTAACGTGGTCAATCCGTTTCGTGCCAGCATTGTGTTGGGCACTCCGGGCAGTGGAAAATCTTATGCAGTGGTAAACTCTTTCATCAAACAGCAGATTGAAAAGGGCTACTCGCAATACGTTTACGATTTCAAGTTTCCCGACCTGTCGATGATTGCCTACAACCATCTTGTCAATAATTTAGATGGGTACAAGGTCAAGCCGAAGTTCTACGTGATTAACTTTGACGACCCACGCCGCTCACACCGTTGCAACCCCATACATCCCGATTTTATGGAGGATATTACCGATGCTTACGAATCGGCTTACACCATAATGCTCAACCTCAATAAGACGTGGGTACAGAAGCAGGGCGATTTCTTCGTCGAATCTCCTATCATTCTGTTTGCCAGTATTATATGGTATTTGAAAATCTATGAAAACGGAAAATATTGCACTTTTCCGCACGCCATTGAGTTTCTGAACCGTCGTTACGAGGATATTTTCCCGATTTTGACCTCTTATCCCGACCTCGAAAACTACCTTTCTCCCTTTATGGATGCGTGGTTGGGCGGAGCTGCCGAGCAGCTCCAAGGGCAGATAGCATCGGCGAAAATTCCGCTATCCCGTATGATTTCGCCGCAACTCTATTGGGTGATGTCCGACAGCGAATTTACCCTCGATATTAACAACCCCGAAGAGCCTAAGATACTGTGCGTGGGCAATAATCCCGACCGCCAGAATATCTATGGGGCGGCTCTCGGGCTGTATAACTCCCGTATCGTGAAGCTGATTAATAAGAAAGGGCAGTTGAAAAGTTCGGTTATCATTGATGAGTTGCCAACCATCTATTTCAAGGGGTTGGATAATCTTATCGCCACGGCACGTTCCAACAAGGTTGCCGTCTGTCTGGGCTTTCAAGATTTCAGCCAGTTGGTGCGTGACTATGGCGACAAGGAAGCCAAAGTCGTGATGAACACCGTTGGCAATATCTTCTCCGGACAAGTGGTAGGCGAAACCGCCAAGAACCTATCCGAGCGTTTCGGCAAGGTGTTGCAGAAACGCCAATCCATCACCATCAACCGCCAAGATAAGTCCACATCCATCAATACCCAGATGGATAGCCTGATTCCGCCGAGCAAGATTTCGGGCTTGACACAGGGTATGTTTGTCGGCTCGGTGTCGGATAACTTCACGGAACGCATCGAGCAGAAGATTTTCCACTGCGAGATTGTCGTGGATGCCGACAAGGTGAAGCGAGAGGAGTTCGCCTACAAGAAAATCCCCATCATTACGGATTTCACCGATGCCGATGGCAACGACCGGATGAAGGAGCAGATTCAAGAGAACTACAACCGCATCAAAGCGGAGGTAAAGCAGATTGTCGCCGAAGAGCTGCAACGCATCGCTGATGACCCTGAGCTTTCGCACCTGATTCAGAATAGGGAATAATATGATAACGGGAGGCGATGACAGCCTCCCGTTCTCTATTTCTTACGCTTGCGTTCCTTATCTTCGTCCCGCTCCATTCGCTGATTGAGCCGCTCTCGCATCTTATCCAGAAAGTAGGTGCGGCTATCATCCTTACGCCTCTTCATATCAACATAGGCACTGTAACAATCCTTAATATCCACCCCGAGCACAGCTCCGACAAAGGCGGCAAGCTCATTGATGGAGGTGTCGCCGTTGTTGATGCACTTCATCTCGTCAAGTCCGTATATCAGCTCCGCCAATTCGATAATCGAACCCGTCCAACGATACGAACCCTGCATCAAAGCGACACTATTGCCCCCTTGCAGGCAGGTGCGGCGATGGGAGAGAAAGGCATATAGCATCTCCATAGAGATAATGCGGGCGACAAGGTGGTCGTAGCCTGTGGAGAACTCCGGGTTGTCGTCAAAGGGGCATACATCCACATCAATTACACTCTCTTGCCGCCCCCGCAGGAAGTAGTGGCTATCCATATGCGTAGCTCCGCTGCGGTAGTATTGGAAAAATGGCAGATGGCGGTCAAAGAATCGTTTCAGCTCCCCCTGCTGTTTTTGATAGTATTCGTCCAACTCGCTCTCATCCACGGGGCGTTGGCTCTCGATGCGTAGAATCTTATAGAAATAGAGTAGCCGACCCAGCAAAGTCGGCTTGTAATACTTGAAAAATTGCACCTCGTCCGACTCCGTTTCGAGAGGGTGGGACAAAAGATGCTGCTTAATTTCACTTAGCTTCTCCTTCAAGAGGTGAATCATCTCCTTGCAATCGTTGATGATTTGTCTCCCGTTCAGGTCGATGGTTGTCATCCTTGCATCCACCTGCTGCATAATTGTGGTGTACTTTTTTTGCATTAATTTTCTCTAAAATAATTTCGGTGCAAAGTTAAGAACAACATAATTATTGGCTTTTACATATCCTTTGACAATATTTTCACATTGTGATATTCACTTGGATTCGACCTCTTGATTTTCCAGAAATATTAAGCGCAGCTTACTGGGAGTGCCTCCCAGATGCTGTTTGCAGAAAGTTGTAAAGTGGGCATTCGACGAGAAATTAAACTCGTCAATAATATCAGTGAATGTTATGTGTGTCTTAGATAACCTGTATTTGATATGTTCAGCTTTTTTCATCATCAGCCATTTATAGGGAGAGACTCCGAACTCTTGCTTGAACAACTTGCGGAAATTATGCAGCCCGTAACCGCACATCTCAGCCAACTTTTCCGTATATTCGGCTTTACGATAATGCGTAAGTACCAAACTTTTGAATGGTACTTGTTCGTCGGTCATAGGGTGGAAAAATGAGCGGAGTTGGTCTGAATGAAAATAGCGAGTAAACCACCATACGAACTCTTTGTGTTTCAAAAACCAAATAGGAAGGTCGTATTTATCGTCGCAAATGTAGGACTCCACGCTGCTCATCAGCCCCCGCACGGAGTCGGGAGCGATGAGTTTACAACGATAGATTTCATTATCTATACGTCTATGGCTGTAAAGGAACGATAGAATGCAATTTTCTACTGCATACCGTATTATTGAACGTATGGAAAAAAAGCGACACATCACTCAATGCCTCGCCACTATATTCACTCGTGCGGGGGATGAACATTATCTCTCCTGCGCACAAGGTCTCATTATGGAATAGTGTACTGTTTATACGCGCACGACCTGAACGACAATAAATCAGGTGATTCGCATTTATATTACTGTTATGAATGGCTACTCCTGCTTGATAATTTCTAATTTCAAAATGACAATCGGTGGGGGTTTCACTACAAAGTGTGGGATTATAATTAAATATCATATACTTTTGCGAACAAAAATCGGGCGTTACTTTTACAAACTCCAATAGCAACCAACTGCCGGAACTTACGTGTTTAACTAAACTTGCAAACTTAGCACAAGAACATTGAGCTTACTTGGTTTCGTGTGAGAAAGAGATTATTTACTGGGTCATACCGTCGCCGTACTTGTATGTGGTTGATGTTTCCTATCGCAAAATTACTACTTCCGGGGAATTATCCCCTATTTCTTATAAAGTTTT includes these proteins:
- a CDS encoding Putative mobilization protein (similar to BF0133), with the translated sequence MSQQEDDLRALAKIMDFLRAVSILFVVINIYWYCYEAIKLWGVNIGVVDKILMNFHRSAGLFGSIVYTKLAAVLLLALSCLGTSGVKEEKITWTKIWTFMCVGFVFFFLNWWVLALPLGAEANTALYLFSMTVGYICLLMSGLYMSRLLKNNMMDDPFNMENESFMQETRLLENEFSINLPTRFYYKKRWNNGWINVVNPFRASIVLGTPGSGKSYAVVNSFIKQQIEKGYSQYVYDFKFPDLSMIAYNHLVNNLDGYKVKPKFYVINFDDPRRSHRCNPIHPDFMEDITDAYESAYTIMLNLNKTWVQKQGDFFVESPIILFASIIWYLKIYENGKYCTFPHAIEFLNRRYEDIFPILTSYPDLENYLSPFMDAWLGGAAEQLQGQIASAKIPLSRMISPQLYWVMSDSEFTLDINNPEEPKILCVGNNPDRQNIYGAALGLYNSRIVKLINKKGQLKSSVIIDELPTIYFKGLDNLIATARSNKVAVCLGFQDFSQLVRDYGDKEAKVVMNTVGNIFSGQVVGETAKNLSERFGKVLQKRQSITINRQDKSTSINTQMDSLIPPSKISGLTQGMFVGSVSDNFTERIEQKIFHCEIVVDADKVKREEFAYKKIPIITDFTDADGNDRMKEQIQENYNRIKAEVKQIVAEELQRIADDPELSHLIQNRE
- a CDS encoding Putative conjugative transposon mobilization protein, with amino-acid sequence MVAKINVGSSLYGALSYNGEKVNEGEGKLLTSNKIFDNGTGTVDIARAMADFERYLPERMRTEKHVMHISLNPHPDDKLTDTELADIAREYMEKIGYGEQPFVVFKHEDIDRQHLHIVSVRVGKDGKRLNNDYIHRRSKRATEALEKQYNLRPSGSRRQRMELGALHKVNPAEGNVKRQVGNVLKSISGNYRFQTLGEYRALLSLYNITVEETRGKVSGREYRGFVYSALDEKGNKVGNPLKASLFGKYAGCDAFDKRCSSSKTEIESKDLGKYTKGKVFAAMGKSSGKQELITNLKAKGIDVVLRETDTGRIYGVTFIDHNTGCVLNGSRMGKELSANALEQWVERKEAQYADKPAYTPQGEAPEQRELFEKQSENDSPTGGLFDNLSLLPDGTDPEEEAFRRQMQRKKKKRKGMKI
- a CDS encoding Mobile element protein, with translation MGATQIPLAERREMVEKNHPRLSLVQQCILLNICRSGIYYASKGRASADELAVKAEIDRTYTKMPFYGVERMTEHLRKKGFTISPKRVRRYFRDMCISAIYPKPNTTWHNKEHKIYPYLLRGLTIDRVNQVWSTDITYIPMNGGYMYLCAIIDWHSRFVLAWGISNTHDSEFCQELLKEAIARYGKPEIFNTDQGSEFTAKEFVKILEENEIQISMDGKGRALDNIFVERLWRSVKYEYIYLSNPGSGKELYDGLTDYFRLYNTERLHQSLEYKTPSEVYMTAA
- a CDS encoding Transcriptional regulator, AraC family, whose translation is MSSVESYICDDKYDLPIWFLKHKEFVWWFTRYFHSDQLRSFFHPMTDEQVPFKSLVLTHYRKAEYTEKLAEMCGYGLHNFRKLFKQEFGVSPYKWLMMKKAEHIKYRLSKTHITFTDIIDEFNFSSNAHFTTFCKQHLGGTPSKLRLIFLENQEVESK
- a CDS encoding Tetracycline resistance element mobilization regulatory protein rteC, which codes for MQKKYTTIMQQVDARMTTIDLNGRQIINDCKEMIHLLKEKLSEIKQHLLSHPLETESDEVQFFKYYKPTLLGRLLYFYKILRIESQRPVDESELDEYYQKQQGELKRFFDRHLPFFQYYRSGATHMDSHYFLRGRQESVIDVDVCPFDDNPEFSTGYDHLVARIISMEMLYAFLSHRRTCLQGGNSVALMQGSYRWTGSIIELAELIYGLDEMKCINNGDTSINELAAFVGAVLGVDIKDCYSAYVDMKRRKDDSRTYFLDKMRERLNQRMERDEDKERKRKK
- a CDS encoding Mobile element protein, coding for MEEILFTPYIGVGCGIDVHKDLIVATIQRGNEVVGTKEFDGFTVSLESLRDWCKDAGVTHIAMESTGIYWKPVFNILEDDFEVILVNARHVKNVPGHKTDKKDSKWLSKLLVSGLLKGSFIPPRDIRDLRDLVRYKKKLVAHSASEKNRIIKILEDCNIKLSSVLSDVDGAVGRNIISALIDGESDVNQLMRFYHGKIKTPRSEFVKALQGKVSDHHRFMLQFHRDVIANDDAMLERLDAEIAKAVSDYEVELELLETIPGVGRDSAIGIISEIGVDMERFPDENHLSSYCGVSPGNNESAGKKKVQRP
- a CDS encoding Conjugative transposon protein TraA, with the translated sequence MNEPIYVAFSTQKGGAGKTTLTVLAASYLHYVKGYNVAVVDCDFPQYSIKDMRERDLASVTNDDHYKMMAYEQFTRLQKKAYIVVESRPEDAADTAIRLINSGQPLDFIFFDLPGTINNASVVNTIATMDYIFCPIIADRVVI